One window of Desulfarculus baarsii DSM 2075 genomic DNA carries:
- a CDS encoding flagellar protein FlaG, with product MEIMSISATKIVEAASRQAQARQHSREELSSITAGVNQAADQQAAEPAPREALTQAMEQLKQTFKVEVRLEVDEESGRDVVKILSSDGQRLIRQIPPKAAIAMAQKARNGHLEGILDSLA from the coding sequence ATGGAAATCATGAGCATCAGCGCGACGAAGATCGTCGAGGCCGCCTCACGGCAAGCGCAAGCTCGCCAACACTCGCGGGAAGAACTCTCCAGCATCACCGCCGGCGTCAACCAGGCCGCCGATCAGCAAGCCGCCGAACCCGCCCCCCGCGAGGCGTTGACCCAAGCCATGGAGCAACTCAAGCAGACGTTCAAGGTTGAAGTCCGGCTGGAAGTTGACGAGGAATCGGGCCGTGACGTGGTCAAGATCCTCAGCTCCGACGGCCAACGGTTGATCCGCCAAATACCGCCAAAGGCTGCCATAGCGATGGCCCAAAAGGCCAGGAACGGCCATCTCGAAGGCATCCTGGACTCCCTGGCGTAG